ACGGGCGTCGATGCCCACCCGCACGCCTTCAAGGTCTGGAGGCCGCCGGCTCATCGCAGAGCCTCCTTCTGCCAGCGGCACAGTCGCTCAGCCGAGCGGGCCCAACTGAACTGGCGCGAGCGCTCCAATCCCTGCTGACCCATGCGGACGCGCAGAACGGGATCCTCCAGCACTTCCCACAGCGCATCGGCAATGGACCGGCTGTCAGCGGGATCGAAATAGCGGGCGGCCTCTCCTCCCACTTCAGGCAGAGAGGCCGCCTGGGCCGCCACAGCGGGCGCTCCGCAGCGCATGGCTTCCAGCAGCGGAATTCCGAAGCCCTCGTAGAGAGAAGGAAAGACGAAGGCCTGGCAGGCGGAATAAAAATGTCCCAAATCGGCGTCCGGCACATAGCCGGGAAAGAGCACTCTCGATTCCAGTCCGTGGCGAACAACGCGCGCGCGCACCTCCTGCACCTCGGGAATGTCCCAGGCGAAGCTCTCGCCCGCCATCACCAGCGAGCCCCGATAGCCGCGCCCGGCCAATTGTGCGAAAGCCTCGACCAGGGCGGGCAGGTTCTTGCGGAAATCGGTGCCGCCCAGGTAGAAGAGAAAGTGTCCGCTGATGCCGTACTTCTCCTGGAGACGGGCTTTGGCTCGGGCCTCCTCGACCGGACCCAGGGCCGGATGGCAATCCTGGTAGAGCACCTTGACTTTGTCTTCTTCCAGCCCCCAATGGCGGCACAGGTCTCGGCGCGAATGCCGGGATACGGTCACCACCATGGCAGCCTGGCGCACCCGCTCCACCGCCGAAGAGAGAGCATAGCGGAAGTCGGCGGGCAGGTGGCGGCGGGTCTGCTCCCAAAACAGATAGGGAATCAGGTCGTGGACATAAGCCCAGACCGCAGTTTCCCTGCTGACCGGGGCCGAAGTGTGTTCGGTGGCGTGAAAGAGCTGGAGGCGGTCGCGGCGCAGGCGACGCGGCAAGGTGAAGCGGTCCAGCAGCCAATTAAGCCGGCTGGGCCTGGCCAGGTAGGGCAAATCGACAAAGGCGGCCTGGTGCGGGGTTTCTTGCGGACGCTGGCCGCGAATGGAGTAGAGAGTGTAGGAATTGTCCTTGTCAGCAGCCAGCAGGTGGCTGACCAGTTGACTGGTGAAACGTCCGATGCCGCGGCGGCGGGATCCGGGTTTGAGGCAAGGGCGGTAGTCGATTCCGATTCGCATGGGCGACTCAGCGCGACCGCTGATCAAGCTGAGCCAGCGCCTGGCGCGCTTGAGCATAGCCGG
The genomic region above belongs to Acidobacteriota bacterium and contains:
- a CDS encoding glycosyltransferase family 1 protein; amino-acid sequence: MRIGIDYRPCLKPGSRRRGIGRFTSQLVSHLLAADKDNSYTLYSIRGQRPQETPHQAAFVDLPYLARPSRLNWLLDRFTLPRRLRRDRLQLFHATEHTSAPVSRETAVWAYVHDLIPYLFWEQTRRHLPADFRYALSSAVERVRQAAMVVTVSRHSRRDLCRHWGLEEDKVKVLYQDCHPALGPVEEARAKARLQEKYGISGHFLFYLGGTDFRKNLPALVEAFAQLAGRGYRGSLVMAGESFAWDIPEVQEVRARVVRHGLESRVLFPGYVPDADLGHFYSACQAFVFPSLYEGFGIPLLEAMRCGAPAVAAQAASLPEVGGEAARYFDPADSRSIADALWEVLEDPVLRVRMGQQGLERSRQFSWARSAERLCRWQKEALR